A region of Tolypothrix sp. NIES-4075 DNA encodes the following proteins:
- a CDS encoding SWIM zinc finger family protein: MTNYTLQASREWWSQRWLDLLDSYRFKKRLERARNYARQGNVLSIEFKGAKVLAKVQGSEVEPYKVSLSLDPFSDEEWGYVIETMSKRAIFAAKLLAGEMPQNIEDVFTSNGLSLFPFTLSDVHSKCSCPDKANPCKHVGAIYYQLGDRFSEDPFVLFQLRGRTKEQIISDLRQLRSANNQQTQLISAETTNTQQLTTNTQHTLKIDSFWQYNEPLESSLVVIAPSSSETVLDVLGSIPLAKEEENVINFTSADVVMKYLDTVYKDVSQKAVLAAMNLGGS; this comes from the coding sequence ATGACTAATTACACACTACAAGCGAGTCGAGAATGGTGGTCACAACGGTGGCTTGATTTATTAGATTCCTATCGTTTTAAAAAGCGTTTAGAACGCGCTAGAAATTATGCTCGTCAGGGAAATGTTCTCAGCATAGAATTTAAAGGAGCAAAGGTATTAGCTAAGGTACAAGGTAGCGAAGTTGAACCATATAAAGTTTCTCTTTCTCTTGACCCTTTTAGTGATGAAGAGTGGGGTTATGTGATTGAAACTATGTCTAAAAGAGCGATTTTTGCGGCAAAACTTTTGGCAGGAGAAATGCCACAAAATATCGAAGATGTATTTACTAGCAATGGTCTTTCGTTATTTCCTTTCACTTTATCAGATGTTCATAGTAAATGCTCTTGTCCTGATAAAGCAAATCCATGTAAACATGTTGGCGCAATTTACTATCAATTAGGCGATCGCTTTAGTGAAGATCCGTTTGTACTGTTTCAATTGCGCGGACGCACTAAAGAGCAAATTATCAGCGATTTACGGCAATTACGCAGCGCTAATAATCAACAGACGCAATTAATATCTGCTGAAACAACGAACACGCAACAACTAACAACTAACACTCAACACACTCTAAAAATTGACTCTTTCTGGCAATATAATGAGCCGTTAGAGTCTTCTTTAGTAGTAATTGCGCCATCGAGTAGCGAGACAGTGTTAGATGTTTTGGGGTCAATTCCCTTAGCAAAGGAAGAAGAAAATGTAATAAATTTCACTTCTGCTGATGTGGTAATGAAATATTTGGATACAGTCTACAAAGATGTCAGCCAGAAAGCTGTTTTAGCTGCGATGAATTTAGGAGGAAGTTGA
- a CDS encoding CU044_2847 family protein: MELQSRIISVELADGTNVKVEATAIGDRKINFHTRPFSEVTDTIESLSKEIAEALHKVKPDRFTVKFGIEIGIESGKLTALLVKGTSTANLEITLEWGN, encoded by the coding sequence ATGGAACTCCAAAGTAGAATAATTTCCGTAGAACTTGCTGATGGTACAAATGTTAAAGTTGAAGCTACAGCGATAGGCGATCGCAAAATAAATTTTCACACCCGACCTTTTAGCGAAGTAACCGACACGATAGAATCTCTGTCTAAGGAAATTGCCGAGGCATTGCACAAAGTTAAGCCAGATAGATTCACTGTAAAATTTGGTATAGAAATAGGCATTGAATCTGGAAAACTCACAGCTTTACTGGTGAAAGGTACATCTACGGCAAATCTGGAAATCACATTGGAGTGGGGTAACTAG
- the psbC gene encoding photosystem II reaction center protein CP43 — protein sequence MVTLSNRPSVMGSGRDQESTGFAWWSGNARLINLSGKLLGAHVAHSGLIVFWAGAMTLFEVAHFIPEKPMYEQGLILLPHIATLGWGVGAGGEVIDTFPYFVVGVLHLISSAVLGFGGIYHAVRGPETLEEYSSFFGYDWKDKNKMTNIIGFHLIILGCGALLLVLKATFFGGVYDTWAPGGGDVRVITNPTLNPASIFGYLIKSPFGGEGWIVSVNNMEDIIGGHIWVAFICIAGGIFHILTKPFAWARRALIWSGEAYLSYSIGAVSLMAFIASIFVWYNNTAYPSEFYGPTGPEASQAQALTFLIRDQRLGANVGSAQGPTGLGKYLMRSPTGEIIFGGETMRFWDFRGPWLEPLRGPNGLDLEKIKNDIQPWQARRAAEYMTHAPLGSLNSVGGVATEINSFNYVSPRAWLACFHFVVGFFFLVGHLWHAGRARAASGGFEKGLNRENEPVMSMKPLD from the coding sequence GTGGTAACGCTCTCTAATAGACCTTCGGTAATGGGCAGCGGACGCGACCAAGAATCCACTGGATTCGCTTGGTGGTCTGGTAACGCTCGTCTAATCAACTTATCCGGCAAACTGCTGGGTGCTCACGTAGCCCATTCTGGCTTGATTGTATTCTGGGCTGGAGCGATGACTTTATTTGAAGTCGCTCACTTCATTCCCGAAAAGCCGATGTATGAGCAGGGCTTGATTTTGCTACCTCACATCGCTACCTTGGGCTGGGGTGTTGGTGCTGGTGGTGAAGTTATCGACACCTTCCCCTACTTCGTAGTTGGTGTACTGCACCTGATTTCTTCGGCTGTACTAGGTTTTGGCGGTATTTATCATGCCGTTCGTGGTCCAGAAACCTTAGAAGAGTATTCTTCCTTCTTTGGTTACGACTGGAAAGATAAGAACAAGATGACCAACATTATCGGCTTCCACCTGATCATCTTAGGATGCGGTGCGTTGTTGTTGGTGTTAAAGGCAACGTTCTTTGGTGGTGTATACGACACCTGGGCACCAGGCGGTGGTGATGTTCGCGTCATTACTAACCCCACACTGAACCCAGCCAGTATCTTCGGTTATTTGATTAAATCCCCCTTCGGCGGCGAAGGCTGGATTGTCAGCGTCAATAACATGGAAGATATTATTGGCGGTCACATTTGGGTTGCCTTTATCTGTATTGCAGGCGGTATTTTCCACATTCTCACCAAGCCTTTTGCTTGGGCACGTCGTGCCTTAATTTGGTCTGGTGAAGCTTACCTCTCTTACAGTATTGGCGCTGTGTCCTTGATGGCATTCATCGCCTCGATCTTTGTTTGGTATAATAATACCGCTTACCCCAGCGAATTCTACGGTCCTACGGGTCCTGAAGCTTCTCAAGCACAAGCTTTAACCTTCTTGATTCGTGACCAACGCTTGGGTGCTAACGTCGGTTCTGCACAAGGTCCTACTGGCTTAGGTAAATACTTGATGCGCTCTCCTACTGGTGAAATCATCTTCGGTGGAGAAACCATGCGCTTCTGGGATTTCCGCGGTCCTTGGTTAGAGCCTCTACGCGGTCCCAACGGTCTTGACTTGGAAAAAATCAAGAACGATATTCAGCCTTGGCAAGCTCGTCGTGCCGCTGAATACATGACTCACGCTCCTCTGGGTTCTTTGAACTCTGTGGGTGGTGTAGCTACGGAGATTAACTCCTTCAACTATGTATCTCCTCGCGCTTGGTTGGCATGTTTCCACTTTGTTGTAGGCTTCTTCTTCCTAGTTGGTCACTTGTGGCACGCCGGTCGCGCTCGTGCAGCATCAGGTGGATTTGAGAAAGGTCTCAACCGTGAAAACGAACCAGTAATGTCAATGAAACCACTTGACTAG
- the psbD gene encoding photosystem II D2 protein (photosystem q(a) protein), with translation MTIAVGRAPSRGWFDVLDDWLKRDRFVFVGWSGILLFPTAFLALGGWLTGTTFVTSWYTHGLASSYLEGCNFLTVAVSTPANSLGHSLLLLWGPEAQGDFTRWCQLGGLWTFVALHGAFALIGFMLRQFEIARLVGIRPYNAIAFSAPIAVFVSVFLMYPLGQSSWFFAPSFGVAAIFRFILFIQGFHNFTLNPFHMMGVAGVLGGALLCAIHGATVENTLFEDGDGANTFRAFNPTQSEETYSMVTANRFWSQIFGIAFSNKRWLHFFMLFVPVTGLWMAAIGIVGLALNLRAYDFVSQELRAAEDPEFETFYTKNILLNEGIRAWMAPQDQPHEQFVFPEEVLPRGNAL, from the coding sequence ATGACCATCGCAGTAGGACGCGCCCCCAGTAGAGGGTGGTTTGACGTACTAGACGACTGGTTGAAGCGCGATCGCTTCGTGTTCGTAGGTTGGTCAGGGATATTATTATTCCCAACGGCCTTCCTGGCACTAGGCGGTTGGCTAACCGGTACAACATTCGTCACCTCATGGTACACCCACGGATTAGCCTCATCATATTTGGAAGGCTGTAACTTCTTGACAGTGGCAGTATCGACCCCGGCAAATAGCTTGGGACACTCATTGTTGTTACTGTGGGGACCAGAAGCACAAGGCGACTTCACCCGTTGGTGTCAATTGGGTGGATTGTGGACATTTGTAGCATTACACGGAGCCTTTGCTTTGATAGGCTTCATGTTGCGGCAATTTGAAATCGCTCGTTTAGTAGGGATTCGTCCTTACAACGCGATCGCATTTTCTGCCCCCATCGCTGTATTCGTCAGCGTATTTTTGATGTACCCCTTGGGACAATCAAGTTGGTTCTTTGCTCCAAGCTTTGGCGTTGCGGCAATTTTCCGCTTCATCTTGTTCATCCAAGGCTTCCATAACTTTACCCTTAACCCCTTCCACATGATGGGGGTAGCAGGTGTATTGGGTGGTGCATTGCTGTGCGCGATTCACGGCGCAACAGTGGAAAATACTCTGTTTGAAGATGGCGACGGTGCAAACACCTTCCGTGCCTTCAACCCGACTCAATCAGAAGAAACCTACTCAATGGTGACAGCAAACCGTTTCTGGTCACAGATATTCGGGATTGCTTTCTCCAACAAGCGTTGGCTGCACTTCTTCATGTTGTTTGTCCCAGTCACAGGCTTGTGGATGGCAGCAATTGGAATTGTTGGTTTGGCGCTGAACCTGCGGGCTTATGACTTCGTATCGCAAGAATTGCGTGCGGCAGAAGACCCAGAGTTTGAAACATTCTATACCAAAAACATTTTGCTGAACGAGGGTATCCGCGCTTGGATGGCTCCTCAAGATCAGCCTCACGAACAATTTGTATTCCCTGAAGAGGTACTACCGCGTGGTAACGCTCTCTAA
- a CDS encoding photosystem I assembly protein Ycf4 — protein sequence MTASTTINKGDRSATNVLHQKVLGSRRFSNYLWATIVTFGSTGFLLAAISSYLKVNLLIVSDPTQLVFVPQGLVMGLYSVAGYLLALYLWLVILWDVGGGYNEFDRSTGKIKIFRWGFPGKNRRIELDFATQDVQSVRVDLKEGLNPRRALYLRAKGRRDIPLTRVGQPLSLTELEVQGAELARFLQVPLEGL from the coding sequence ATGACGGCATCAACAACCATTAACAAAGGCGATCGCTCCGCTACAAACGTTCTGCATCAAAAAGTTCTCGGTTCTCGTCGGTTCAGCAACTACTTGTGGGCAACTATCGTTACCTTTGGGTCTACAGGCTTTTTGCTGGCAGCGATATCCAGTTACCTCAAAGTCAATTTACTCATAGTTAGCGATCCAACTCAACTGGTATTCGTCCCTCAAGGATTGGTAATGGGGTTATATTCCGTTGCTGGCTATCTTTTAGCCTTATACCTGTGGTTAGTAATTTTATGGGATGTGGGAGGCGGATACAACGAGTTCGATCGCTCAACTGGCAAAATAAAAATTTTCCGCTGGGGATTTCCTGGTAAAAACCGCCGTATTGAGCTTGACTTTGCAACACAAGATGTGCAATCAGTTCGAGTCGATCTCAAAGAAGGTCTAAATCCACGTCGCGCTCTTTACCTGAGAGCTAAAGGTCGCCGAGACATTCCCCTAACACGGGTAGGTCAACCATTATCGCTAACAGAGTTAGAGGTTCAAGGCGCCGAGTTAGCCCGCTTTTTGCAAGTTCCACTAGAAGGACTTTAA
- a CDS encoding peptidylprolyl isomerase: MRLKIPQFLLALVIVGGLMLGGCSGQQAASNNASPSSTATSAATEASTKTTTEASSVSPNTNSESIPGMKDLPRLEGKATVVMTVKGSPITIEVDGTNAPITAGNFVDLVQRGVYDGLSFHRVVRQPQPFVAQGGDPKSKDPKTPAQLLGTGGFVDPKTGTERTIPLEIKPKGAQQPVYSKTITEAPVLTHKLGAVAMARSQQPDSASSQFYFALADLAFLDGNYAVFGNVTQGMDVVNKIQQGDRIDSAKVTQGAENLKNGGK, translated from the coding sequence ATGCGCTTAAAAATTCCACAGTTTTTACTTGCTCTAGTGATTGTCGGTGGATTGATGTTAGGGGGATGTTCAGGGCAGCAGGCTGCTTCTAATAACGCTTCCCCATCCTCCACAGCGACCTCAGCAGCTACAGAAGCAAGCACCAAGACAACTACAGAGGCTAGCTCTGTATCTCCAAATACAAATAGTGAGAGTATCCCCGGAATGAAAGATTTACCAAGACTCGAAGGTAAGGCTACTGTGGTGATGACCGTGAAAGGTTCGCCGATTACTATCGAAGTAGACGGCACAAACGCCCCAATTACCGCTGGTAACTTCGTCGATTTGGTGCAACGGGGTGTTTATGATGGGTTATCTTTCCATAGAGTAGTGCGCCAACCGCAACCGTTTGTGGCTCAAGGAGGCGATCCTAAAAGTAAAGACCCGAAAACACCAGCACAACTTTTGGGAACAGGTGGTTTTGTTGACCCAAAAACTGGAACTGAGCGGACTATACCTTTAGAAATTAAGCCAAAAGGTGCCCAGCAGCCAGTATACAGCAAGACGATTACTGAAGCGCCTGTTTTGACACATAAACTTGGTGCAGTAGCAATGGCGCGATCGCAACAACCAGACTCTGCTTCCTCCCAGTTTTATTTTGCACTTGCCGATCTCGCCTTTCTAGATGGTAACTACGCCGTATTTGGCAATGTCACCCAAGGAATGGATGTAGTTAACAAAATTCAGCAAGGCGATCGCATTGACTCGGCTAAAGTCACCCAAGGTGCAGAAAACTTGAAAAACGGCGGGAAGTAA
- a CDS encoding beta-ketoacyl-ACP synthase, whose amino-acid sequence MTYAPCPMPHAQLPVITGIGLVSALGTSLEDSWQQLIAGKSGIKLHQPFPGLEPCPLGLIGKQPVELRMLTQMVVASALKDARLIQPLPDCGVVIGSSRSHQASWEKMARERGGWGDRGDKGDKQTRRQFFLPIPPSPHPLSWLDTLPHMNAIAAARQIGATGIVLAPMAACATGIWAIAQAALLIQTGQCQRVIAGAVEAPITPLTITGFQQMGASAQTGAYPFDKHREGLVLGEGAAVFVLESAELAKQRQAKIYGQVLGFGLTADAYHAYELEPEGRSAIACIKQCLERSHLTFSDINYIHAHGTGTQMNDRIESMVIQRLFPKNVAVSSTKGATGHSLGASGALGVGFSLLALKNQTLPPCVGLKEADFDLDFVTTAREAEIRQVLCLSFGFGGQNAAIALAKEF is encoded by the coding sequence ATGACTTATGCCCCATGCCCCATGCCCCATGCCCAATTACCAGTTATCACTGGAATTGGTCTTGTTTCCGCTTTGGGTACAAGCTTAGAGGATAGTTGGCAGCAGTTAATTGCTGGTAAATCTGGAATTAAATTACATCAACCATTTCCAGGTTTAGAACCATGTCCTCTAGGTTTGATTGGTAAGCAACCAGTTGAGTTAAGAATGCTGACTCAGATGGTTGTTGCTTCGGCTTTGAAAGATGCCCGGTTAATTCAGCCTTTGCCTGATTGTGGCGTTGTCATCGGCTCAAGTCGCAGTCATCAAGCTTCGTGGGAAAAGATGGCAAGGGAGAGGGGAGGATGGGGGGACAGGGGAGACAAGGGAGACAAACAGACAAGGAGACAATTCTTTCTCCCCATCCCCCCATCCCCCCATCCTCTTTCTTGGTTGGATACTTTGCCGCATATGAATGCGATCGCCGCAGCGCGACAAATCGGGGCAACAGGGATAGTTTTAGCACCGATGGCTGCATGTGCTACAGGAATTTGGGCGATCGCTCAAGCAGCTTTACTCATACAAACTGGGCAATGTCAGCGAGTAATTGCCGGCGCAGTCGAAGCACCGATTACACCGCTAACAATAACTGGGTTTCAGCAAATGGGTGCAAGCGCCCAAACTGGGGCTTATCCGTTTGATAAACACCGCGAAGGCTTGGTTTTAGGCGAAGGTGCCGCTGTGTTTGTCTTGGAATCAGCAGAGTTAGCAAAACAGCGTCAAGCAAAAATATATGGTCAAGTTCTCGGTTTTGGCTTGACAGCGGATGCATATCATGCTTACGAGCTAGAGCCGGAGGGAAGAAGTGCGATCGCTTGTATAAAGCAATGTTTAGAACGCAGTCACTTGACCTTCTCGGATATAAATTACATTCATGCTCACGGTACGGGTACTCAGATGAATGACCGGATAGAAAGTATGGTGATACAGCGGTTATTTCCGAAAAATGTAGCAGTTAGTTCTACAAAAGGCGCTACAGGTCATAGTTTAGGAGCATCGGGAGCTTTGGGTGTGGGTTTTTCATTATTGGCATTAAAGAATCAAACTTTACCGCCTTGTGTAGGATTGAAAGAGGCTGATTTTGATTTAGATTTCGTAACGACAGCGCGTGAAGCTGAAATTCGGCAAGTGTTATGTTTGAGTTTTGGGTTTGGCGGACAAAATGCGGCGATCGCGTTGGCTAAGGAGTTTTAA
- a CDS encoding folate/biopterin family MFS transporter, producing MLISSSGLSKVKDSVTEKIFFGNEPSAELLAILTIYLVQGILGLGRLAVSFFLKDQLGLTPAQVSVLMGIVAIPWIIKPLFGFMSDGLPIFGYRRRPYLVLSGLLGAISWVSLATIVHTAWAATSAIALGSLSVAVSDVIVDSLVVERARGESQAKAGSLQSLTWGTVALGGLITAYFSGMLLEHFTTRNIFLMTASFPLIVSGVAWLIAETPASKTQHHRQLPTLRTHQDEDCLTKENNNSNFSTIKHQLSQLRKAISQKAIWLPTAFLFILLATPSAESAFFFFTTNELHFQPEFLGRVHLVTSIASLVGVWIFQRFLKTVPFRVIFGWSTVISTVLGMTMLLLVTHTNRALGIDDHWFSISDSLIITVMGQIAYMPVLVLAARLCPPGVEATLFALLMSITNLGKVVSQELGAVLMHQLGITETNFDAMWLLVVIANLSNLLPLPFLSWLPTADSLGETAKTLPPASANNTKEAFVPDLMPELMMREPESELVE from the coding sequence ATGCTGATTTCCTCCTCTGGCTTGTCCAAGGTAAAAGACTCAGTAACAGAAAAAATTTTCTTCGGCAACGAACCCTCTGCCGAGTTACTTGCCATTCTTACGATTTACTTAGTCCAAGGAATCTTAGGTTTGGGGCGTTTAGCCGTCAGCTTTTTCCTTAAAGATCAACTGGGACTAACTCCGGCTCAGGTTTCAGTACTAATGGGCATTGTCGCTATACCTTGGATTATCAAACCACTGTTTGGTTTTATGTCCGATGGCTTGCCAATTTTTGGCTATCGACGACGCCCATACTTGGTTTTATCGGGGCTACTCGGAGCAATTTCTTGGGTGAGCCTCGCAACAATTGTTCATACTGCCTGGGCAGCTACTAGCGCGATCGCTCTTGGTTCTTTATCTGTTGCCGTCAGTGATGTCATAGTTGACTCACTGGTTGTCGAACGGGCAAGAGGAGAATCTCAAGCAAAAGCTGGTTCCCTACAATCCCTTACCTGGGGTACTGTAGCCCTAGGGGGTTTGATCACGGCTTACTTTAGCGGAATGCTTTTAGAGCATTTCACTACCCGCAATATATTTTTGATGACAGCCTCATTTCCCCTCATCGTTTCCGGGGTAGCTTGGTTGATTGCGGAAACACCCGCAAGCAAAACCCAACATCATAGGCAGTTGCCCACCCTTCGCACGCACCAAGACGAAGACTGCCTCACCAAGGAAAATAACAATAGCAACTTTTCAACAATCAAGCATCAATTAAGCCAATTACGCAAAGCCATTTCTCAAAAAGCGATTTGGCTACCAACAGCGTTTCTCTTCATCTTGCTAGCAACGCCAAGCGCTGAATCAGCCTTTTTCTTTTTCACTACTAACGAACTGCACTTTCAACCAGAATTTTTAGGACGAGTTCATCTGGTGACGAGTATTGCTTCTCTAGTTGGTGTCTGGATTTTTCAGCGTTTCCTGAAAACTGTACCGTTTCGCGTCATCTTTGGCTGGAGTACCGTTATTTCCACAGTTTTGGGAATGACGATGCTGCTGCTGGTAACTCACACAAATCGGGCTTTGGGTATAGATGACCACTGGTTTAGTATCAGTGATAGTCTCATTATCACAGTGATGGGGCAAATTGCTTATATGCCAGTGTTGGTGCTAGCAGCGAGGCTTTGTCCCCCAGGAGTAGAAGCGACATTATTTGCCCTCTTGATGTCGATCACAAACTTAGGCAAAGTGGTTTCCCAGGAATTAGGGGCAGTCTTAATGCATCAGCTAGGCATTACCGAGACAAACTTCGATGCTATGTGGCTGTTAGTAGTCATTGCTAACCTTAGTAACCTTTTACCATTGCCATTCCTCAGCTGGCTGCCGACTGCGGACTCACTAGGCGAAACAGCAAAAACATTGCCGCCAGCATCAGCAAACAATACAAAAGAAGCGTTTGTCCCTGATTTGATGCCTGAATTGATGATGCGAGAACCAGAGTCAGAACTAGTTGAATAG
- a CDS encoding carotenoid oxygenase family protein: MQSFQLYEHASTIPDKSYTRGDWQEGYQSLKEEFDYWIDDIEGEIPPELNGTLFRNGPGLLDVNGQHIHHPFDGDGMISRISFSNGRAHFRNRFIRTQAYLEEQKAGKILYRGVFGTQKPGGWLANIFDFKLKNIANTNVIYWGDKLLALWEAAEPHLLDPHTLETLGKEHFNGVLSEGEAFGAHPRFDPSSARDNGATCLVNFSIKPGLSTTITIFELDTTGKIVRKHAHSVPGFCFIHDFVITPNYCILFQNPVAFNPIPFALGIRGAGECIKFQPNQPTQIIIISRNPQEKEIQILETQSGFVFHHANAFEQGDEIVVDSICYESLPEVEPESDFRQVEFEALSPGHLWRFHLNLKDKTVRRDLLVDRCCEFPSVHQDKVGHPYRYLYMGAADAKTGNAPLQAFVKVDLESGEKQLWSAAVRGFVSEPIFVPRPGSDKEDDGWVLALVYDSTHHRSDVVILDASDFNKRPVARLHLKHHIPYGLHGSFTNEVFAPLN; encoded by the coding sequence ATGCAGAGTTTTCAACTTTACGAACACGCTTCGACAATTCCTGATAAATCTTACACTCGCGGAGATTGGCAAGAAGGATATCAATCTCTCAAAGAAGAATTTGATTATTGGATTGATGATATTGAAGGAGAAATTCCGCCAGAACTAAACGGTACGCTGTTTAGAAATGGTCCGGGATTATTAGATGTAAATGGGCAACACATTCATCATCCGTTTGATGGTGATGGAATGATTAGCCGGATTTCATTCTCCAATGGTCGCGCTCACTTTCGCAACCGTTTTATCCGCACACAAGCTTATTTAGAAGAACAAAAAGCTGGCAAAATTCTTTATCGCGGGGTCTTTGGTACGCAAAAACCCGGCGGTTGGTTAGCTAATATCTTCGACTTTAAACTGAAAAATATTGCTAACACCAATGTTATTTATTGGGGTGATAAACTATTGGCACTCTGGGAAGCAGCAGAGCCTCATCTTCTCGATCCCCACACGTTGGAAACTTTAGGTAAAGAGCACTTTAACGGTGTTTTGTCAGAAGGTGAAGCTTTCGGCGCACATCCACGCTTCGATCCAAGTTCTGCTAGAGATAACGGTGCTACTTGTTTGGTAAACTTTTCAATCAAGCCGGGACTATCCACGACAATTACAATTTTCGAGTTAGATACAACTGGCAAGATTGTCAGAAAACACGCTCATAGTGTTCCGGGTTTTTGTTTCATCCACGATTTTGTCATTACACCCAATTACTGCATACTCTTTCAAAATCCTGTCGCTTTTAATCCGATACCTTTCGCTTTGGGAATTCGTGGTGCAGGTGAATGTATTAAGTTTCAGCCAAATCAGCCAACTCAGATTATAATCATTTCCCGCAATCCCCAAGAAAAGGAAATACAAATTCTAGAAACTCAGTCAGGTTTTGTCTTCCACCACGCTAATGCTTTTGAGCAAGGCGACGAAATTGTTGTAGACTCAATTTGCTACGAATCTTTGCCAGAAGTCGAACCTGAAAGCGATTTTCGCCAAGTTGAGTTTGAAGCACTTTCACCCGGACATTTGTGGCGGTTTCATCTCAACCTTAAGGATAAGACGGTGCGACGGGATTTGTTAGTAGACAGGTGTTGTGAGTTTCCCAGCGTGCATCAAGATAAAGTCGGACATCCCTATCGTTATTTATACATGGGTGCGGCTGATGCTAAAACGGGTAATGCACCTTTGCAAGCTTTTGTCAAGGTAGATTTAGAATCTGGGGAAAAACAACTTTGGAGTGCTGCTGTGCGTGGGTTTGTCAGTGAGCCGATTTTTGTACCGCGTCCAGGTTCTGACAAAGAAGATGATGGCTGGGTGCTAGCTTTAGTTTATGATTCGACTCATCACCGTTCAGATGTGGTGATTTTAGATGCTAGTGATTTCAATAAAAGACCAGTTGCACGACTGCATCTAAAACATCATATTCCCTATGGTTTGCATGGCAGCTTTACGAATGAAGTGTTTGCACCACTTAATTGA
- a CDS encoding COP23 domain-containing protein, which yields MKIQPFVQILTGLAIALGVTPSFNQPSYAIGIIFYCDQSNSTPTTFVRTEDGKKLPFIRWVGNYGSSQEWTPEKRCQEVSRRFQINYERGTFKHIITGAIRGVPVICAARSQSDRCTDRTLLFSLKPGTNPNDTLRKLLDRRALAAGNALDESGGNKRIYIDLDRYLNILNNKFIPK from the coding sequence ATGAAAATCCAGCCTTTTGTCCAGATATTGACAGGATTAGCGATCGCTTTGGGTGTAACTCCATCGTTCAATCAACCCAGCTACGCTATAGGCATAATATTTTACTGCGACCAAAGCAATAGTACACCCACAACATTTGTTCGCACTGAAGATGGGAAGAAACTGCCATTTATTCGATGGGTTGGTAACTATGGTTCATCCCAAGAGTGGACACCCGAAAAACGCTGTCAAGAAGTATCTCGAAGATTTCAGATTAACTATGAAAGAGGTACTTTCAAACATATCATCACGGGAGCGATCAGAGGAGTACCAGTCATTTGCGCGGCCAGATCGCAAAGCGATCGTTGTACAGATAGAACATTGTTATTTAGTCTTAAACCAGGTACTAACCCTAATGATACCTTACGAAAGCTATTAGACCGTCGTGCCTTGGCGGCAGGAAACGCACTAGATGAAAGTGGGGGTAACAAACGCATCTATATTGACTTAGATAGGTATCTGAACATATTAAACAATAAGTTCATCCCCAAATAA